In Myxococcus stipitatus, the following are encoded in one genomic region:
- a CDS encoding amidohydrolase family protein: protein MKTWRHRGSSGWVVGTLVWASLLVSGAGCRTLPGATTDVVTGGPDDIALVGGTIHPAPGATPIVNGAVLISGGRILAVGPRDSVHIPEGTRVLDVSGRTVLPGFWNSHVHFTAPVWEEAERLPAAQLERQLQDFLLRYGFVRAYDLGSTPSVLQALRRRIQSGEVKGPTLFGAGGGLVPLHGAPVYLPPGTLPEASSPEVTRAVVQRAMDAVGLDAVKLFTVSVTRQRPFPVMSSDSIRVAVEEAHARGKPVFAHPTNLAGVTAAVEGGVDILAHTVSSAEDLPEALQQRMVREHVALIPTLSLWEPEFKRAGVPEDAIARQVAASKKQLGRHVESGGRVLFGTDAGYEPDVSPLREYVLMKEAGLDFARILASLTTEPAAQFHQEERFGRLAPGFEAAVVVVEGDPTREIEALAQVRLVLGQGRILFQAE from the coding sequence ATGAAGACATGGCGACACCGAGGGTCCTCGGGGTGGGTGGTCGGGACGCTGGTCTGGGCCTCGCTCCTGGTGAGTGGCGCGGGTTGCCGCACCCTCCCAGGCGCGACGACAGACGTCGTGACGGGCGGGCCCGATGATATCGCGCTCGTCGGAGGCACCATCCATCCGGCCCCTGGAGCGACGCCCATCGTCAATGGCGCCGTGCTCATCTCGGGAGGCCGCATCCTCGCGGTGGGGCCTCGAGACAGCGTGCACATCCCGGAGGGGACCCGCGTGTTGGATGTCTCGGGCCGGACCGTGCTGCCGGGGTTCTGGAACAGCCACGTCCACTTCACGGCGCCTGTCTGGGAAGAGGCGGAGCGCCTCCCGGCGGCGCAGCTCGAGCGCCAGCTCCAGGACTTCCTGCTCCGGTATGGCTTCGTGCGTGCGTACGACCTGGGCTCCACGCCGAGCGTCCTCCAGGCCCTCCGGCGTCGCATCCAGAGTGGAGAGGTGAAGGGCCCGACGCTCTTCGGCGCGGGGGGAGGGCTGGTGCCGCTCCATGGCGCCCCGGTGTACCTGCCGCCCGGGACGTTGCCAGAGGCGTCCTCGCCCGAGGTCACCCGGGCCGTGGTCCAGCGCGCGATGGACGCCGTGGGGCTGGATGCCGTGAAGCTCTTCACCGTCTCGGTGACTCGGCAGCGGCCCTTTCCGGTGATGTCCAGCGACAGCATCCGCGTGGCCGTGGAGGAGGCGCATGCGCGGGGCAAGCCCGTGTTCGCCCACCCCACGAACCTCGCGGGGGTCACCGCCGCGGTCGAAGGGGGCGTGGACATCCTGGCGCACACGGTCTCCTCGGCGGAGGACCTCCCCGAGGCGCTTCAGCAGCGCATGGTGCGAGAGCACGTCGCGCTGATTCCGACCCTGTCGCTGTGGGAGCCCGAGTTCAAGCGGGCGGGGGTGCCCGAGGACGCCATCGCGCGCCAGGTGGCGGCTTCCAAGAAGCAGCTCGGGCGCCACGTCGAGTCGGGCGGTCGCGTCTTGTTCGGGACCGACGCGGGCTACGAGCCCGACGTGAGTCCCCTGAGGGAGTACGTGCTGATGAAGGAGGCGGGGCTCGACTTCGCCCGCATCCTGGCCAGCCTGACCACGGAGCCCGCGGCGCAGTTCCACCAGGAGGAGAGGTTCGGCCGGCTTGCGCCTGGCTTCGAGGCCGCGGTGGTCGTCGTCGAGGGCGACCCCACGCGGGAGATTGAAGCGCTGGCCCAGGTGCGACTGGTCCTGGGCCAGGGGCGAATCTTGTTCCAGGCGGAGTGA